The window GAGCTTCGTGAGCGCCCGCCGTAGTGCAGCTCCCATTCGGCTCCGGATGCCTCGGCGTGTTCGATCATCGGAAGAATCGGCGTGATGCCGATCCCGCCGGCAACGAACACGTACCGTGGCGACGGGGTGAACCGGAAGTTGTTGCGCGGCCATCCGACCCGGACGCTGTCACCCTCCTGCAGACGGTCGTGTACGGCTTCTGATCCGCCGCGACCGTTAGTCTCACGCAGCACTCCGAGACGCCATCGACCTCGATCAGCGGGCGACGACGAGAGCGAGTACTGTCGGATGACAACGCCGCCGTCGACTGGCACGGCTAGGTCGACATGGGCGCCTGGCTGCCACTCGGGTAGCGAATCGCCGTCGGGGTGCGCTAACTGCAGCGCGACCACGCCGTCAGCGGCGGCGTCCTTGCCCACGAGCGTGAGGTTCATCTCACGCTTGACGTTCTTCTTGGACTTCTCGATGTCATCGACGTCCCAGGTCACCGGCAGGTTCGTGCGCACCGGCAGCAGCGCCATCTTGATGAATTCGAGGGGGAAGTCGGGCGCCGGCCGCAGCGATGGCAGACGCTCGAACAGCACTTTCAGCCCGGTGGCACCCTGGACGCGGGCGAGTTCCTGTCCGAGGCAGGTGTGCCGGCCCTGTGTGAACGCGAGGTGATCACGCGGGTTCTCGCGATGGATGTCGAAATCCCAGGCGTCCGCATGGTGAGCCGGATCCGTGTTAGCGCTGGCCAGCGATACCCAGACCATGTCGCCCTTCTTGATCTGCACGCCCGAAAGCTCAAGATCGTGCATCGCCTTACGCGAGGCGAACGGCGATGACGGGCGCCGACGGATCGTCTCTTCGAACACGTTGGCCCACAGCGTCGGGTCTTCGATGGCCTCGTCGATATACTGCGGCTTCGCACTCAGGAACAGGATCGCGTTTGTCATCGCCTGCGCCGTGCTGTCGGTGCCTGCCATTGCGAACTCGCACACCTTGATGGCCACCTGCGCGACGGAGAGCACGTACTGGCCATCCGCATCGCGCTGGACGGCCATCTCACTGATGAAGTCGGTCCCCGGGTTCGCGCGCCGCGCGGCGACGACCTGTGACATCTCCGCGAACGCGGACGAGAAGCGATCCCACACCTCATCGACCATCTCCTGAGGCATTTCCTCCTGCGCGGAGGAAAGCACGCGCCCCATGTCGCGACGCAGACGACGCATGAGCTCGTCGTATTCGTACCCGAGCCCAAGGTGAGCGAGAATCGTCTGGGTCGTCAGCTCGATGCAGTACTCGGCCATGATGTTGGCCGATCCCTGGTGCTCGATCTTGTCGATGATGCGATGCGCGCGTTCCTCGATCTGCGGGCGCAGCGACTCCATCCGGGCCTTCGTGAATCCGCGCAGCGCGATGTTGCGATGAACCGTGTGGTCCTCCGGATCCATCCCGACGATCAACTGTGCCATGAGCCCCGGCGGCACGATCTTCTGGTAGCTCTCAGGCACCTCTATCGTCGCGGTGTTGCCCGACGATGAGAACTCGGTCCAGTCCCCGAGTACCTTGAGGATGTCCTCGCGCTTGGTGACGATCCACGCGTTCAGCCACGGGTACCAGAACACCGGGTGCTCGTCGCGCACGGCGGCCACATGGCGGGCTGGGTCGCGATAGTAGTCGTCGCTCATCGCGTCGAATGCGTGGGCGGTGTGCAGCCCCCGGTAATCGGTTGGGGCGGTCAGAAGGTCGGTCATGTCGAAATCCGTTGTTCTCTGGGGTGTGCGGTCAGAGTGCGGCGGCGATGGCCATCGTCGACAGCTTCTGGAAGCGGGCGACGTTCTCGCTTTCCTCCATGACGCCTGCGGACAGGAACGTGAAGGTGAAGTCGCGTTCCGGGTCGATCCAGAACAGCGACGATCCGGCGCCGTAATTGCCGTGCGTGCGCGGCGAGGTGAACGGCCCGAAGAAGTTCGGGGCGGTCCCCGCGCCCGACAGCGAGAACCCGAGGCCGAAGTTGCCCTTCGGGATCTCCCAGCCCCGCTCTCGCGCCATCTGGGCATACAGGTCGTTGGGCATGTCGCCCGTCTGCAACGTCGTGGCTTGGTCGAGGATCGCGGGCGCGACGAGGTGCTGGCCGTCTTTCTCGCCGCGGCGGCGCAGCCACTCGGCGAAGGCGTGCACGTCGTCGGCGGTCGAGACCGATCCAACCCAGGGGATCTCGGCATCCGGCGTGATCGCCTCGTTGAGCCCCTCGATGTCGGCCGGCTGCAGGAAACCGCCCTCGGGCAGGTACGCCTTCAACGGCACTGCACGGTCAGCGCGGTCGGCCGGCAGACCGAACGAGGTGTCGTCCATGCCCAGAGGTCGGAACAGGAGGGTCTGGGCGAGCTCGCCGAAGGATTCAGCCCCGTAGGCGCGGCGGACCATCTCTCCCATGAGCGCGTGGTTGATCGCCGGCGCGTAGTTCAGGTTTTCACCGGGCTCGAACAGCACATCGACGCGCGAGAGCGCCTCGATGACATCGGCAAGAACCCCGAAGCGATCCGGTCCCAGCCCCGGGTTAGGTGTCGGAGGCAGCCCCGAGCGGTGCGTAAACAGGTGCACGAGGTTGATGCGGTCCTTGCGGAGCATGTGGAACGGGTCGGTGCCGAAGAACTCGGGGATGAGATCGACGACCCGGGTGGACAGGGCGAGTCTGCCTTCGCTGACCGCACGCAGCGCCATGAGGTTCGTGAAGGCCTTCGTCAGCGACAGCACGCGGAAGACGTCGTTCGGCTGAAGTTCGCGGCCAGTCGCGCGTTCGGCCCACCCGACGGTCGTATCCAGCACCTTCTGCCCGCCGCGGGCGAGGATCACGTGCACGCCGTCATAGGCGCCGCGCTCGATGTCCGAGACGATCTCGGCGACGAACCGCTCGAGCGCCCGGGGGTCGACGTCATCGCGGGCGACGACGTCTGCCGCGTTGGTCCGCGATACAGGAATTGTCATCGGACGCTCCTTCACACCATCACGAGCCCGCCCGAGGGCGAGATCGTCTGACCGGTCAGGTACGACGCCGAGGCGCCCGCGAGGAACAACACCATCTGGGCGATCTCCTCGGGCTGTGCCGCGCGGCGGATCGGCTGCATGCCGATCAGGAAGTCGGCGAACTCGTCGTCGCTCTGACGGAACAGCGGGGTGTCGATCGCGCCGGGGGCCAGCGCATTGACGCGGATGCCGAAGGGCGCGAGTTCCGTCGCCGCTTCGCGGGTCAGCCCGAGCACGGCTGCCTTGGATGCAGGGTAGTAGGCGGGCATCGTCACGCCCATGAGGGCCGCAGCCGATGAGAAGTTGACGATCGAGCCCGAACCCCTCGCTTTCATTAGCGGTACGGCCGCGCGCATGGAGTAGAACATGCCGTAGAGATTGATCTTCATGACGCGATCGAAGTCGTCGTCAGTGACGTGCTCGAGGAACTCCGAGTTGTGCTGACGTCCCTCGCGCACAGCGTCGAAGACCTTGCGGTTCTCATCGTTGAGCGCATCCAGTGCAGCACGGTTCGGAGCGTTCACGCCGGCAGCGTTCACGAGGATGTCGAGGCCGCCCTGCTCAGCGTCGACCTGGGCGAAGGCCTGCCGGACGGCGGTGCTGTCGGAGATGTCCATCGCGAGCCCTGTCGCCCGAGCGAGGCCTGCGAACACATCCACAACCGCAGGTGCGATATCGAGACCGTAGACGATGGCTCCCGCCTCGTGTAGAGCCCGCGCCGTGGCCAGGCCCATACCCGACCCGGCTCCGGTGACGACGGCGACTGCGCCTGTGAATTCCATGTGCTCCTCCTCGAGCGAGACCGGCTTGCTCATCGATCAGCCAAGAACGAGTGTGCCACATTCACTAGACATCTGTCTAGTGAATGTGCACACCAAGAGGAATCGCTAATGCGCGGTAACAGCCTCGATCAGCTTGGTCGGACGGATCACCAGGCCGCAGACGATCGCCACGAGAACGGCAGCCCCGGCGACCGCATACCCGATGTCGAATAGCCCCGCGGTCGGAATCGCCACCCCCTCAACCACGTCACTGTTGGCCGCCTCCAGCGCCGCGAAGATGGCACTGCCGAGCGACGACGACGCCAGCGCGACCGAGACGTACAACGAGGCGGTCCCGGCCGCCGTCTCTTTGGGTGCTTCGGCGGTGATCACCGACAGAGCGGTCGTCAGCAAAGTCGTGTACCCGAACCCGAACATCAGAATCGCCACAGCAATAGCGATCAGCGACCCGTAACCGAAGCGCAGCGTCGCGAATGCCGCCATCAGCAGCATTCCGCCGATCACTAGCACCGCGCCCGCCGACAGGCGGCGCACGAGGATCGGGATGCTCTTGGCGGCGACGAGTCCCGCCACCGTCATCGGCAGGAAGACGAAGGCGCTTTGGAACGGCGTGAACCCAAAGCCCGCGCCCAGCGCACCGCCGGGCAAGGCCAGCAGTGTGAGAGTGAGGTTGTACAGCAGCATCCCGCACACTCCCAGGGTCACGAAGACGAGATACGCAGGTGTGAGGTTGCGACCGCGCAACAAGCGCACCTCAAGGAGCGGGTTCTTGGCCTTCGACTCGACCCGAAACGCCGCCAGCAGCACGATCACGCCACCGATTACCAATGCGATGGTCGTCGGGGACGTTACACCCCAGGTTGTCGACTGCGCGATGCCGACGCACAGCAGCGTGAGCCCGAGTCCGAGCAGAAGCACGCCGCCAACCTCGATACGGTGGCGCGTTCCGGCGACCTTACGACGGGCATCCGAGTCCTTGCCCCAGATGAGGAAGGCAACCAGGCTCAATAGCGTCAGCACACCACCCGTCCAGAATGCTGTGCGCCACGTGCCGCCGAGTTCGATAATCACGCCGCCCAGCAGGAAGGCCGTGAAGATCCCGATGGCCTGTCCTCCGGCGATGACCGCGACCGCACGCGTGCGATCACGGACGGACAGGCGGGCGTTGAGGATACCGACGCACAGCGCCTGCCCCGCCATCGTGCCGGTCAGTGCACGGCCGATCACAAGCACTATGAAGTTCGCGGCGACCGCTGAGATCACGAAGCCCACAGTGATACCCACGACCGAGACGACCATAAGTCGCCGATGTCCGTACACGTCGCCAGCTTTCGACAGCAGCGCGATCGTCGCGGCGCCGAAGATGGTCGTGCTCATCAGCGCCCAGGTCGCCTGACCAGGGCTCAGCACGAGCTCGGTGCTCATCGACCCGTACAGCGGGATCGCCATCATCGTGCCAACTTCGTTCAACAGCTGCAGTACCGAGAAGGTCAGAGCCATGGCAAGTCCTGCACGGCGCCAGGGCAGGAAGACGCTGGGGCGGCGGGGGTCCCGGGGTGACCCGCTGAGGACTGCGTACCGATGTTGGATGACGTCATCGTCTCAACTCTCCTTCGAGTGCGGCGTCGGTGCCGCACTCCCGAGAGAATAACCGAAATACTAGACAGTTGTCTATTGAATTGTCAGAGGCGACCCGAGGCCGAAGACCATCGTCGCGGCGATTTCCTCGATGATCGTGGCCAGGAATTCGGGCCGCTCGCCAATGATTCCGAAGTAGAACGCACGGTCGATCGTCATCGCCAGCGCCGTCAGCCGAGCGTTGGCGCGACGGGGCTCGAGGCCGGATTCGACCAGGCGCGCCACCAGCTCGGGCAGTTCAGCCACGATGTGCCCGTACGACTCGAACCACTCGTCGGCCACAGAGGACTCGGCGGCCATCGCCTGCGCGATCGCGCTGAACTCGATGCGGTAGCGACGCCAGGTCTCGGCGTGGCCAAGCAGCCAGTCCTTCAGCGCACCCTGCTCGAGCGGCACAGTGGCCAGCGCGCGGTAGTCCGAAAGGATGTCGGGCTCGGCCTTGCGCATCTGCTCGAGGACGATCTCAGCCTTGGACCGGAAATGCAGATAGAACGTGGCGCGAGAGACCCCCGCGGCTTTCGCGATCGCGTCAGTGGTTGTCGCTCCGTACCCCTGCGCGATGAACAGTCCACGCGCGGCATAAGTCAAGGCTTCACGAGTCCGTCGCTTGCGTTCTTCATGCGATACCCGCCCAGCGTTACCGCTCACCATCGTCGGCTCCGTTCCGTCGCCTCCCATCCTTGCAAATCGGCAGGCGCACTACGATGACACAATCATGGACGCCTACCTCGAGTGGAGCATCAAGCTCAGCCTGCTCATGTACGCCAGCACCGCACCTGGTGGCAGCATCCGCGCCGAGGGCGTGACCTCCGTCGACGGGCAGTTCCGCTTCCCGCTGGCCCCGTCGCTGGGCGGCACTGACGAGTACGCGTCGACCGGTTCGGTCACTCTGTTTGCTCATTATGGGATGCCACTGACGACGTTTTCCTCGCTGCGCGTGCACCGCAGTGCCGATGAGGGCTGGCTGCTGTCGAACTCGCCAACGGAAGGAAACCCCGTCGACGCGTTCCGCCTTGGAGCCCCCAGCGGCACCGGGGCAGCGCTCGTCTTCGACGACGTAACACTTACCGAGACGGGCGCAGAGATGTTTGCGGGCTACTACAAAGCCGGAGAGATTTTCGACCCGATCGATATTCAATTCCCGTGCTGAACATCCGCTGACGGGCGCGAACATATTCAGCACAAGGCCCCCGAGTCCGAACGAAGGCGGCCACAAAAGCGGGTGAACTTCCCATCCTCGATTTTGCTGCTCACGACTCAGTAGGCGGCCGACTTCCTCGGCATCTCCCGGCTGACCCTCATGCAGCTACTTGACAGGGGCCGGATTGCGTTCCAGAGGCCGGGTCGGCACCGATGTGTCGGTCGCCGCCGGAGTCTCAGCACAAAGAATGCCGTCAACATCCCCACCCCGTGCCCGCATCGGCCACACTCGAGTGATGCTGGCCTCGCAGAACGCTCTCCGCACCACCGCGCTGCTCGCGCCGCTGATCATCGCCGGTGCATTGACCGGGTGTGCCACCACCGCGCCGGGCGGCGACACCGAACAGGCCACTCAAGCGCGCCATGCCGCCGCCGAGATCGCCCGGCACCTGTACCGCGGGCCGACTGACACGATCGACGACTACGCCCGCTGGGCCGACGACGACCTCGCCGGCCGCGACTCTCCCCAACTGATCGGGTACACGACCTACCCTGATGCGACCCACAACGATCCGTTCGGCGCGCTGCAGCTGCGGGTCACGGTCGAGCGATACGACGGCGCCGACCCGTATGTGGCCTGCTTCGAGTCGCAGTTCGACTACTGGGGCGTGGTCACCGACAACCACGCCGGATGGGACGACGACAACGCGGTCACCCACCCCATCGAGTGCCCGGCGGATGCGCAGCCCCTCACCCCACCCGTCGACACCCGGCCGATCTACGTCGTGCCTGACGGCACCGACGATGTCGTCGTCGACGTCCTCACCCTGGCGACTGCGCACGACTCGGCCGCGGACGTCCTCGCCGACGTGAACAAGCGGATGCCGCAGCCCACCGGCGATCGCGAGGTCGCGTTCGAGCCGTCCGTCACGATCGGCGACCAGCAGATCGGGTTCGCGATGGGCGATGCCGATGAGTGCCTGCTCGCGGTGCGGCGGGCCTCCGGCGACGTCGAGGTGCTCAACATTCCGCGCGTGCTGCTGCAGCCGGGAGAACTGGGATGCCGCGCCGAAACGGCCCTGCGCCCGGTCGATCAGCTGCGCGCGCCGCACTGAGCGTTGGGGCGGCCGCGCCGCGCCTCGGCGCCCCATGAGATCGACGCCGACGGCAGGGCGAGATCGGGGGAAGCATCCCAGCCGTCTGGCCGTCCCCGTTCCCAGCTAACCTACAAACGTGGCGACCACCTGTTCGCGGCAGGGATGGGGGTGGATCTCGCGGTGTATCCAATCATCGTGATCGTCGGGGCATCCGAAATCAGAGTGAAGGAGCAGCCGGTGGACGTCGCTGTCCTACACGACCGTGAACTGGTGCGCTGGCTGGAGAAGCGCCCCGCAACGCTCGATGACAGTGCACGCCAGCAGATCACCGTGCTTGCTTCCGACGCATCGACATGGCCGTCAGTGTCGCGGCAGAACTTCGTCGACGTCGCAGCATTCGACGAGCTGCAGCGTGAAGTACGCGGAGCGAAGCGAGTTCGGATCATCTGGGCGATGCTGGGACCAATCGCCGCGATCGCCGCGGCTGGTGCGCTCCTCCTCAACGTGATGATGTGAGGTCAGCGTCTCTTCTGACGTGCTCACATTTCGCCCGCAAACACCTCCAGCAACCCTCGGTCGCGCACGAACACCGGGATCCGCTCCAGCGGTGCAGCCACGGTGACCGCCTGACCACCGACGACGCTCTCCCCGGTCCACGCGTCCGCCCACTCACCCTCGGGCAGATAGACCTCACGCGCGGTAGCACCCTCCTCGAGCACGGGGGCGACGAGGATGTCGTCGCGAGCAGCCACTCGACGTCGGCCGTCCACACCTCGGGATCATCGGGCCAGTCGAAGAACAGCGGGCGCATCAGCGGCTTGTCGGTTGCGATCGTCTCGGCGGCGGATCGCAGCAGGTACGGAACGAGTCGCTCCCGCAGCTGCGCGTACCGGCGGAACAACGGCAGCACCCGCGCATCGCCGGTGCGCTCAGCGATGTTCGTACCGACGGGCCTCTGGCGGATTACCTCGAGCGGACTCCCGAGCTCTGGGACTAGGCCCACGGTGATCTTCAACGTCGTCGCTCTGCGCGTCCGTCACGAGCGAGAGTTCGACTCCATCCGCACCATGCCGGCTCGGTTGCGCCATGATCAAATCATGCGCAGCGCATCCGAGCAGGCGGCGATCCGGCAAGACGTCTTCCACTGGCTGGACGACGTCTTCATCGGCCATGGCGGTTACGAGATCCATCACACGGTGCTTAAGTCATACACCTGGCGTGGCGAGCGCCTCCCGCTGCTCGACACGGGGCGCGGCATCCGCAATCCCGAAGAGTTCTCGTCGACGCTTACGATCATGTCTGGCTGGAAAAAGAATCAGTACGAGGACTACGAGAGTGACAACGGCTGGGTCACATACCATTACCGCGCTGGTGAGGGCGGGGATAACATCAAGCTGATCCGCGCTTACGAGAACCGCGACCCCATCGTGTACTTCCGCGCCGTCCGGGAGGGTTACTACCTTCCGTATTACCCGATCTACATCGCCGAGAATGATCCAGCCGAACGCGTCGTTCGCTTCCCTCTCGATGAGGGCCTCGCCGTACTCGGCGACCCAACGACATACAGCGCCGCACAGAAGCGGTACGCCGATGCCCTTGTCCGCACGCGTCTTCACCAGCCGATCTTCCGGGCGCGCGTGCTGCATGCCTACAGCGGATCATGCACCGTCTGTGAGCTCAAGCACTCTGAGCTTCTTGATGCCGCTCACATCATCCCCGACGCGTCAGAACACGGTGTAGCCCATGTGACGAACGGACTGGCAATGTGCAAAATCCACCATGCTGCGTACGACCGAAACCTCATGGGCATCACCGCCGACTTCGAGGTGCGTATCAACTCTGACCTGCTGCTCGAAGTGGATGGCCCCATGCTGAGACACGGGTTGCAAGAAATGCACGGCCAGCAGATTCACTTACCCACTCGACGCACGGAGCGCCCTTCCCAAGATCGCCTCGCAGAACGATTCGAGGAGTTCGCGAAACACTGATGTCGATACTTCGACGTTCGGCGACTCCACGATATGACTCGACCTGGCTGACCCGGTTTTGTATGTGCTGGGACCGGCTGCGGCACGAGCTCTCCGGTCGGCTCACTCGACGAACGGCGAGCTCCCCATGTAGGCGGTGCGCAGACCCAGCGCCGATGCGATCGCGTCGAGAAACGCTTCGTTGGTCATGAACCACTCCTTGCCGACCTCGTTGCGACGCAACTCGGGGCGACGCGGGTTGATATGGCCCGCTGTGCGCAAGAGCGCATGGAAGGCGTTCTCCAGGCGCAATAGGTCCTGATCGGGTGAAGCACTGTATGCCCGAACCACAACCAGGGGCTCCGGCATGTGTGCCCGTGCGCCCGTGCGGTGGTCAGCGATTCGTCGCCCGATGTCGTTCGCGCGCCCGACCTTGATGAGCGTCGTCCCCATCTTTTCGTCTGCGCGCCTCTCCAGGTACCACCCGTAAGAGAACGCATAGATCCCGGCGACGCCTGCGAGGTCAGCCGACGCGAGGTCATCGTCGTGCTCATCGGACCTGCTCTGCAACTCTTCCGACTCTGCGCCCGACACTTCGTCGAGCACACCTTCCGCGCGTCGCAGGTGCTCGGTGAGCATCCGGATCGCCTCTGCACTCAACTCGCTTCGATTGCGTTTGATGAACGCGCGCAGCGCCGAAGCAGCGCCCTTCGCCACGCTCGGAGACGAAGAGACCACACCATCCAGAATCGCGTCGATCTTCGACCGGTACGAGAAGACGAACCCCTGCGTGTCGATGTTCAGTCGTTCTGCGACCTCGGCGGAGGTCAGGCCATCCAAGACCGATAGGCGGTACACATCCCCCATGCGAGACGCGTCCTGACGCAGGATGCCGGCAATCTCCTCGCGCGGCGTCGTTGCGGGCAGCTGTTCGGCATCCGTCAGCTCACCTTCCGGCTCACGCCACTCGCCATCCTCGATCCCAGAATCGTCCATGCTCTATGTTTACCGCCTCTCGCGACGCATGGGCGCCGCTGTGCCGACAGACAAAGCCAACGCACTACGGTCGATTCGTGACCTCCACCTTCGGCTGGCTCGACGCCGACGCCGAGCAGCGTCGGCGCATGCTCAAGGTGGTCGACCTGTTCAAAGAAGAGGGCACGGTCGACGAGCTGGGCATCGGCACGATCCGCGATGCCTTGTCAGATCAGCTGTTCCCGCTTGGTGTCACAGACGCCGACGAGCCTCGTCGACGAAACTCGGGACGCCGGCTCGAACGAGTGACGTCAGGACATCGTCAACGCTCAATGTCGGATTGCGAGTCGCGGCAGCCTGAGCATGAAGGACATCCATCACGACCCTGCCCCGCATGTCGAGTTGGCTCATCAAGAAATCGTCCGGATGGATTGCTTCAACGTCGAATGCTGACAGTGTCGCGTCCGGGAAGTCTTTGAGATTCGCCGTGACGATGGCATCAGCACGAGACCGGATCGCGGCCGCCAGAACATGCCGATCATCAGGGTCGGGCAGTCGCAGGCTGAGCTCCAGCTGCTCAGTTCCGCTCACGCATGCGCCGGGAAAGCTCTCCGTCATGTACTGAACACGACGTCGCACGAGCCCTTCGTCGAGATCCGGATGAACCTCTGTAATGGCCTCGGTAGCCTCGTCGAGGATGCGCTCAGACCAGATCGGCCGAAACATCCGCTCCTCCGCAAGACGGAGAAGGATGTCGCACAATGACACGGGGACCATGACACATGCGTCGAGCACCGCAGCGAAAATGGCCATCCCACTTCACCGTGTGCGCTTTCGCTTCCGAGCCGCTCGAAGTGCTTCGACGTAGTCGGCTGACGAAGCGTCGTACATCCCGGCAGCCGCCGCTTCGTCGGTCAATGCATCCAGACGCTCCGACGTCGCACGGTGCGTGCGCTCACGATACTGAAGCACATCCGAGAGCTTCAGCCGCCGGTGCCGGTTCGGCTGGTCATAGGGCAGTTCTCCTTGCTCCAGCAGTCGGATCAGGGTCGGGCGACTGATGCCGAGCATCTCAGCTGCTTCTTGAGTGCTCAGCGCCATTGCATAAGGAACCACACTCACCGCGTTTCCCGCACGCATCTGCTCTGCCACCTGCACGAGCACCTCGAACACCTCGTCGGGAAGCTCGATCTGTTCGTTGGAGGGTCCTACGAGCCGGGGCTTGACCTGCGCTGCAGATTCGTTCTCAATGAACCGCGAGAGCGCCGCGATTCCATGAGAATCTGCAGGTACTACAGGGTCGACAAGTCGACGGGGACGTTCGAGTGCGGTCATCAGTTCCTCCCACCTCACTATCGATGATCACCGCAAAACGAACAAAACGCAAGGTCAGTCGGATCACGTGATCAACGGGAACCAGCCACCACCGCTCATGCGCTGAAGTCATCGTGAAGGACGACGCGGCTGAGCTCAACGACACCGCCGGGAAGCTCCCAGTAGTGGAGCCGACGCGCAGAGGGGGCGTTGCTTTCAATCGAGGCACGCCAGCATTTGGCGCCGTCAGCGCG is drawn from Microbacterium protaetiae and contains these coding sequences:
- a CDS encoding cytochrome P450, producing MTDLLTAPTDYRGLHTAHAFDAMSDDYYRDPARHVAAVRDEHPVFWYPWLNAWIVTKREDILKVLGDWTEFSSSGNTATIEVPESYQKIVPPGLMAQLIVGMDPEDHTVHRNIALRGFTKARMESLRPQIEERAHRIIDKIEHQGSANIMAEYCIELTTQTILAHLGLGYEYDELMRRLRRDMGRVLSSAQEEMPQEMVDEVWDRFSSAFAEMSQVVAARRANPGTDFISEMAVQRDADGQYVLSVAQVAIKVCEFAMAGTDSTAQAMTNAILFLSAKPQYIDEAIEDPTLWANVFEETIRRRPSSPFASRKAMHDLELSGVQIKKGDMVWVSLASANTDPAHHADAWDFDIHRENPRDHLAFTQGRHTCLGQELARVQGATGLKVLFERLPSLRPAPDFPLEFIKMALLPVRTNLPVTWDVDDIEKSKKNVKREMNLTLVGKDAAADGVVALQLAHPDGDSLPEWQPGAHVDLAVPVDGGVVIRQYSLSSSPADRGRWRLGVLRETNGRGGSEAVHDRLQEGDSVRVGWPRNNFRFTPSPRYVFVAGGIGITPILPMIEHAEASGAEWELHYGGRSRSSMAFMEELARYGDRVHLVPGDEMGHPDLEGIFSEVVAGTLVYACGPEPLLKALEAALEHWPEDTLHTERFAPKKIERSGDDEEFEVEFATSGRTVRVPVGVSILEVAEKEGITAISSCREGTCGTCEMRILAGQADHRDSILTSSEQQANESMMICVSRAAGSCPRLVLDA
- a CDS encoding serine hydrolase domain-containing protein, which gives rise to MTIPVSRTNAADVVARDDVDPRALERFVAEIVSDIERGAYDGVHVILARGGQKVLDTTVGWAERATGRELQPNDVFRVLSLTKAFTNLMALRAVSEGRLALSTRVVDLIPEFFGTDPFHMLRKDRINLVHLFTHRSGLPPTPNPGLGPDRFGVLADVIEALSRVDVLFEPGENLNYAPAINHALMGEMVRRAYGAESFGELAQTLLFRPLGMDDTSFGLPADRADRAVPLKAYLPEGGFLQPADIEGLNEAITPDAEIPWVGSVSTADDVHAFAEWLRRRGEKDGQHLVAPAILDQATTLQTGDMPNDLYAQMARERGWEIPKGNFGLGFSLSGAGTAPNFFGPFTSPRTHGNYGAGSSLFWIDPERDFTFTFLSAGVMEESENVARFQKLSTMAIAAAL
- a CDS encoding SDR family NAD(P)-dependent oxidoreductase, whose product is MEFTGAVAVVTGAGSGMGLATARALHEAGAIVYGLDIAPAVVDVFAGLARATGLAMDISDSTAVRQAFAQVDAEQGGLDILVNAAGVNAPNRAALDALNDENRKVFDAVREGRQHNSEFLEHVTDDDFDRVMKINLYGMFYSMRAAVPLMKARGSGSIVNFSSAAALMGVTMPAYYPASKAAVLGLTREAATELAPFGIRVNALAPGAIDTPLFRQSDDEFADFLIGMQPIRRAAQPEEIAQMVLFLAGASASYLTGQTISPSGGLVMV
- a CDS encoding MFS transporter: MALTFSVLQLLNEVGTMMAIPLYGSMSTELVLSPGQATWALMSTTIFGAATIALLSKAGDVYGHRRLMVVSVVGITVGFVISAVAANFIVLVIGRALTGTMAGQALCVGILNARLSVRDRTRAVAVIAGGQAIGIFTAFLLGGVIIELGGTWRTAFWTGGVLTLLSLVAFLIWGKDSDARRKVAGTRHRIEVGGVLLLGLGLTLLCVGIAQSTTWGVTSPTTIALVIGGVIVLLAAFRVESKAKNPLLEVRLLRGRNLTPAYLVFVTLGVCGMLLYNLTLTLLALPGGALGAGFGFTPFQSAFVFLPMTVAGLVAAKSIPILVRRLSAGAVLVIGGMLLMAAFATLRFGYGSLIAIAVAILMFGFGYTTLLTTALSVITAEAPKETAAGTASLYVSVALASSSLGSAIFAALEAANSDVVEGVAIPTAGLFDIGYAVAGAAVLVAIVCGLVIRPTKLIEAVTAH
- a CDS encoding TetR/AcrR family transcriptional regulator; this encodes MTYAARGLFIAQGYGATTTDAIAKAAGVSRATFYLHFRSKAEIVLEQMRKAEPDILSDYRALATVPLEQGALKDWLLGHAETWRRYRIEFSAIAQAMAAESSVADEWFESYGHIVAELPELVARLVESGLEPRRANARLTALAMTIDRAFYFGIIGERPEFLATIIEEIAATMVFGLGSPLTIQ
- a CDS encoding HtaA domain-containing protein, which codes for MDAYLEWSIKLSLLMYASTAPGGSIRAEGVTSVDGQFRFPLAPSLGGTDEYASTGSVTLFAHYGMPLTTFSSLRVHRSADEGWLLSNSPTEGNPVDAFRLGAPSGTGAALVFDDVTLTETGAEMFAGYYKAGEIFDPIDIQFPC
- a CDS encoding TIM-barrel domain-containing protein, which translates into the protein MAARDDILVAPVLEEGATAREVYLPEGEWADAWTGESVVGGQAVTVAAPLERIPVFVRDRGLLEVFAGEM
- a CDS encoding HNH endonuclease gives rise to the protein MIFNVVALRVRHEREFDSIRTMPARLRHDQIMRSASEQAAIRQDVFHWLDDVFIGHGGYEIHHTVLKSYTWRGERLPLLDTGRGIRNPEEFSSTLTIMSGWKKNQYEDYESDNGWVTYHYRAGEGGDNIKLIRAYENRDPIVYFRAVREGYYLPYYPIYIAENDPAERVVRFPLDEGLAVLGDPTTYSAAQKRYADALVRTRLHQPIFRARVLHAYSGSCTVCELKHSELLDAAHIIPDASEHGVAHVTNGLAMCKIHHAAYDRNLMGITADFEVRINSDLLLEVDGPMLRHGLQEMHGQQIHLPTRRTERPSQDRLAERFEEFAKH
- a CDS encoding GIY-YIG nuclease family protein, which produces MDDSGIEDGEWREPEGELTDAEQLPATTPREEIAGILRQDASRMGDVYRLSVLDGLTSAEVAERLNIDTQGFVFSYRSKIDAILDGVVSSSPSVAKGAASALRAFIKRNRSELSAEAIRMLTEHLRRAEGVLDEVSGAESEELQSRSDEHDDDLASADLAGVAGIYAFSYGWYLERRADEKMGTTLIKVGRANDIGRRIADHRTGARAHMPEPLVVVRAYSASPDQDLLRLENAFHALLRTAGHINPRRPELRRNEVGKEWFMTNEAFLDAIASALGLRTAYMGSSPFVE
- a CDS encoding PIN domain-containing protein; amino-acid sequence: MAIFAAVLDACVMVPVSLCDILLRLAEERMFRPIWSERILDEATEAITEVHPDLDEGLVRRRVQYMTESFPGACVSGTEQLELSLRLPDPDDRHVLAAAIRSRADAIVTANLKDFPDATLSAFDVEAIHPDDFLMSQLDMRGRVVMDVLHAQAAATRNPTLSVDDVLTSLVRAGVPSFVDEARRRL